The Actinomycetota bacterium genome contains a region encoding:
- a CDS encoding HD domain-containing phosphohydrolase, translated as MDLRKRLTFFTRLIRILVYVYLVFQYIQVRDDYDTALMLPVIIGLGAFYIMMDFIIFRVPEERFRITSLGLMCFEMFLVSLLIYYTRANPIMEFEYLYVLPIANVALWFGIKEGVSFGVLGCLAITVTLGVSGRLTWPDSIGYLLGRYIFMVLAGFIMGYMAGFAERESAEKARRMVELTALSGFSTVFDSTLQEGKVFANLGNAISRSISPDVVLVFRSDPGMGQLIVAASDGVSEGESNLSVPDDYGLVGKVYQTAESLLMDDADREHGFRHFLESQRIRSAIYAPMKWREEVYGIAFAGSQQKHGFNENDLNLLSALSVQAALAIHNSRLYSDLEDRIGELHAIFEIDKAITSAIDLETVLQQIVQMSIGLLDAKISSIMLIDEESEELIIAAAHGLSESYIRKGPVKIGESIAGRVIQEGRPIAVEDIRNDARHSYNEHAREEGLCSLLSVPLNLKERVIGVLNIYTDEPHRFNPHEINLFTSLASQAAIAIENARLFESLEEIYIEVITAMASAIDARDAYTHGHSHRVTEYAVAIAEEMGLSGAEVDIIRNASILHDVGKIGIKEDILKKPGRLTEEERREMEYHPFIGTKILQSVKLLEPVMPLVYHHHERFDGTGYPDGLRGEEIPQGARIISVADAFESMTSDRPYRKALPLEEAMAELRYGSGRQFDPRVVEVFMRLAENGKIDLEWSQSRVITLTDRIGRASM; from the coding sequence TTGGACCTTAGGAAGAGGCTGACCTTCTTCACCAGGTTGATCAGGATACTGGTCTACGTATATCTGGTCTTCCAGTACATACAGGTCCGCGATGATTACGATACCGCCCTGATGCTCCCGGTCATCATAGGACTGGGGGCTTTCTACATAATGATGGACTTCATCATATTCCGCGTGCCCGAGGAGAGGTTCAGGATTACGTCCCTCGGCCTGATGTGCTTCGAGATGTTCCTCGTCTCGCTGCTCATCTACTATACCCGCGCCAATCCCATCATGGAGTTCGAGTACCTCTATGTATTACCAATAGCCAACGTGGCCCTGTGGTTCGGCATCAAGGAGGGGGTGTCCTTCGGGGTCCTGGGATGTTTAGCCATCACCGTGACCCTGGGCGTCTCGGGGCGCCTGACCTGGCCCGACTCCATCGGTTACCTACTGGGGCGCTATATCTTCATGGTCCTGGCCGGTTTCATCATGGGTTACATGGCCGGTTTCGCCGAGAGGGAGAGCGCGGAGAAGGCCAGGCGCATGGTGGAGCTGACCGCCCTCTCCGGCTTTTCCACCGTGTTCGATTCCACCCTCCAGGAGGGTAAGGTCTTCGCCAACCTCGGCAACGCCATCTCCCGCAGCATCAGCCCCGACGTGGTCCTGGTGTTCCGCTCCGATCCGGGCATGGGGCAGCTGATCGTGGCCGCCTCCGACGGGGTGAGCGAGGGCGAGTCCAACCTGAGCGTGCCCGACGATTACGGCCTGGTAGGAAAGGTATACCAGACCGCGGAATCGCTGCTCATGGACGATGCGGACCGGGAACACGGATTCCGGCACTTCCTGGAGTCCCAGCGCATCAGGTCCGCGATCTACGCGCCCATGAAGTGGCGCGAGGAGGTCTATGGCATCGCCTTCGCCGGCAGCCAGCAGAAACATGGGTTCAATGAAAACGATCTCAACCTGTTGTCGGCACTGTCCGTCCAGGCCGCCCTGGCCATCCACAACTCACGGCTTTATTCGGACCTGGAGGACCGCATCGGCGAGCTGCATGCCATCTTCGAGATAGACAAGGCCATAACCTCCGCCATCGACCTGGAGACAGTGCTGCAGCAGATCGTCCAGATGAGCATCGGGCTGCTGGACGCCAAGATCAGCTCCATCATGCTCATCGACGAGGAGAGCGAGGAGCTGATCATCGCCGCGGCCCACGGGTTGTCGGAGAGCTACATCCGCAAGGGCCCCGTCAAGATCGGCGAGAGCATCGCCGGCAGGGTAATCCAGGAGGGAAGGCCCATCGCCGTCGAGGACATCCGGAACGACGCCCGCCATTCCTACAACGAGCACGCCCGCGAGGAGGGCCTGTGTTCGCTGCTCTCGGTGCCCCTGAACCTCAAGGAGCGGGTTATCGGGGTGCTGAACATCTACACCGACGAGCCGCACAGGTTCAACCCCCACGAGATCAACCTCTTCACCAGCCTGGCCAGCCAGGCGGCCATCGCCATAGAGAACGCCCGCCTCTTCGAGAGCCTCGAGGAGATCTACATCGAGGTCATCACGGCCATGGCGTCCGCCATCGATGCCCGTGACGCCTACACCCACGGCCACTCGCATCGCGTCACCGAGTACGCCGTGGCCATCGCCGAGGAGATGGGGCTGTCGGGAGCGGAGGTTGACATCATCCGCAACGCGAGCATCCTGCACGACGTCGGCAAGATCGGCATCAAGGAGGATATCCTCAAGAAGCCCGGCAGGCTCACCGAGGAGGAGAGGAGGGAGATGGAGTACCACCCCTTCATCGGCACCAAGATCCTGCAGTCGGTGAAGCTCCTCGAGCCGGTGATGCCGCTGGTCTACCACCACCACGAGCGCTTCGACGGCACCGGGTACCCCGACGGGCTGCGCGGCGAGGAGATCCCGCAGGGGGCGAGGATCATCTCCGTGGCCGACGCCTTCGAGTCCATGACCTCGGACCGCCCTTACCGCAAGGCGCTGCCCCTGGAGGAGGCCATGGCCGAGCTGAGGTACGGTTCGGGCAGGCAGTTCGACCCGCGCGTCGTCGAGGTCTTCATGAGGCTGGCAGAGAACGGCAAGATAGATTTGGAGTGGTCGCAGAGCAGGGTCATCACCCTCACGGACCGCATCGGCCGAGCCAGCATGTGA
- a CDS encoding HAD family phosphatase encodes MTAGPFAGMEGSELERAAREFGPAVRWPRLRERLGQVRVVYTDLDGTMMGPMGNFVLNIEREYTLRPARALVAALERGVDVVPVSGRSGRQLRETARVLGLRNYIAELGVEVFYDLGEKVVVNPGALGGGCTDIREAISGSGAADFILSRYPRRIEYHTPWSDFRDCTPLFRGLVDVAEVNALLEENFPSLVLVDNGVLPRTSPTLDVDELRAYHLMPRGVSKEGATAEDMRLRGFGRSEAIAIGDSDADLSLAGEVGAFFLVRNGLYSNPHLVPLIAGMENVVVTEGFLNEGWAEAIELALGSAPDM; translated from the coding sequence ATGACGGCGGGTCCCTTCGCGGGCATGGAGGGCTCGGAGCTCGAGCGGGCGGCGCGGGAGTTCGGGCCCGCGGTCCGCTGGCCGCGGCTGCGTGAGCGGCTGGGGCAGGTGCGTGTGGTCTACACCGACCTGGACGGGACCATGATGGGACCCATGGGCAACTTCGTCCTCAACATAGAGCGCGAGTACACCCTGCGCCCCGCCCGCGCCCTGGTGGCGGCCCTGGAGCGCGGCGTGGACGTGGTGCCGGTGTCGGGCCGCAGCGGCCGCCAGCTGCGGGAGACCGCGCGCGTGCTGGGGTTGCGCAACTACATCGCCGAGCTGGGGGTGGAGGTCTTCTACGACCTGGGGGAGAAGGTGGTGGTCAACCCGGGGGCCCTGGGCGGGGGATGCACGGACATCCGCGAGGCCATCTCCGGCTCGGGTGCGGCGGACTTCATCCTCTCCCGCTATCCGCGGCGCATCGAGTACCATACCCCCTGGTCCGATTTCCGCGACTGTACCCCCCTTTTCCGGGGCCTGGTGGACGTTGCGGAGGTCAACGCCCTCCTGGAGGAGAACTTCCCGTCCCTGGTGCTGGTGGACAACGGCGTGCTGCCGCGCACCAGCCCCACCCTGGACGTGGACGAACTGCGCGCCTATCACCTCATGCCCAGGGGCGTGAGCAAGGAAGGGGCGACGGCGGAGGACATGCGCCTGCGCGGCTTCGGCCGTAGCGAGGCCATCGCCATAGGCGACTCCGACGCCGACCTCTCCCTGGCGGGTGAGGTCGGGGCCTTCTTCCTGGTGCGCAACGGCCTCTACTCCAATCCCCACCTCGTCCCGCTCATCGCCGGGATGGAGAACGTGGTGGTGACCGAGGGCTTCCTCAACGAGGGCTGGGCCGAGGCCATCGAACTTGCCTTGGGGTCAGCCCCTGACATGTGA